A genome region from Eremothecium cymbalariae DBVPG#7215 chromosome 4, complete sequence includes the following:
- the GAA1 gene encoding GPI-anchor transamidase subunit GAA1 (similar to Ashbya gossypii AGR087C): MAVLEKLHRRIVDMGLVPRIIASLPKISIFCALLSISWLTLFLPLEGQYRRTYISENALMPSQAYSYFRESEWNILRGYRRELENLKDLDIHERNTIVASWMEEYGAKTSINTNNQYGETLYGIVHTSRGDGTEAMVLAAPWTTTDGLYNNGGAALAISLARYFARWPVWSKNIIVVLSADPQASLRAWVKAYHTKLDLTGGSIESAVVLDYPGTNDYFKYIEIGYNGLNGGLPNLDLINTAVHISEHEGMKVSLHGMPFVELSQDTYKLRLKTLLSGIKDMTLAGIKNTTGHEAFNGWRIQSVTLKAHGQDGPFDVTTFGRVPEAIFRSVNNLLEKFHQSFFFYLLLSPRSFVSIGSYLPAAIALSASFAIASADSILNNEYSKLPLLSIYNIWALFAFAVALMISFVTAEAFAYMPLPSLLLAFNVALSFISFTVIKYKIQKPFSYRFKAFAHLYFSIVLTSLLVVNFALALAVGVLAFPMSLTKTTTNATMQQKLRNSLLLMSSNPFIASWILCQLFEAQLAGTSLFHSLIDAWTQLGCWTWYVLCIGWYPSWILVAYSSIDSIPIVTTSKKSY; the protein is encoded by the coding sequence ATGGCAGTGTTGGAGAAATTGCACCGAAGGATAGTGGATATGGGACTAGTTCCCAGAATAATCGCATCTCTTCCAAAGATCTCTATATTCTGTGCGTTACTCAGCATCTCATGGCTAACTTTATTCCTACCGTTAGAAGGTCAATATAGAAGAACATATATCTCGGAAAATGCATTGATGCCATCACAGGCTTATAGTTATTTTCGTGAGAGTGaatggaatatattaagaGGGTATAGAAGGGAACTTGAGAATCTGAAAGATCTAGATATTCATGAGCGAAACACAATCGTCGCTTCGTGGATGGAAGAATATGGAGCTAAGACTTCAATTAACACGAACAACCAGTACGGTGAAACTTTATATGGAATAGTACACACTTCTAGAGGTGATGGTACAGAAGCTATGGTTCTGGCAGCTCCATGGACCACAACTGATGGACTGTATAACAATGGCGGAGCTGCTCTGGCTATATCTCTTGCCAGGTATTTTGCTCGTTGGCCAGTTTGGTCCAAAAACATTATAGTGGTTTTAAGTGCAGATCCTCAGGCTTCACTGAGAGCATGGGTTAAGGCATATCATACTAAGTTAGATTTGACCGGAGGATCTATTGAATCAGCCGTTGTGCTTGATTACCCGGGTACTAATGATTATTTCAAATACATAGAGATTGGCTATAATGGATTGAATGGGGGCCTCCCCAATCTGGACCTGATTAATACTGCAGTACATATTTCCGAACACGAAGGTATGAAGGTATCATTGCATGGTATGCCTTTTGTTGAATTATCACAAGATACATATAAGTTACGGCTAAAAACTTTGCTGTCAGGTATCAAAGATATGACTTTAGCTGGCATAAAAAATACCACTGGACATGAAGCATTTAATGGCTGGAGAATCCAGTCAGTGACGTTGAAAGCACATGGCCAGGATGGTCCATTTGACGTAACGACTTTTGGCCGTGTTCCTGAGGCTATTTTCAGATCCGTGAATAATTTGCTTGAGAAATTCCATCAgtcctttttcttttatttgttATTGTCTCCTAGATCTTTTGTGTCAATAGGCAGCTACCTCCCAGCTGCTATAGCACTATCGGCTTCATTTGCTATCGCTTCTGCTGATAGCATTTTGAATAACGAATATTCCAAGTTGCCGTTGCTTTCTATTTACAACATATGGGCATTATTTGCCTTTGCTGTTGCCCTCATGATTTCTTTCGTCACGGCTGAAGCCTTCGCATACATGCCACTTCCATCGTTGCTGCTAGCTTTCAATGTTGCATTGAgctttatttcttttactgttatcaaatataaaatCCAGAAGCCATTTTCCTACCGCTTCAAAGCTTTTGCTCACTTATACTTTTCTATTGTTTTAACATCCTTACTTGTTGTTAACTTTGCTTTAGCGTTAGCCGTTGGCGTACTAGCATTTCCAATGTCTTTAACTAAGACTACTACCAATGCGACAATGCAACAAAAGCTCAGAAATTCGTTGCTCTTGATGAGTTCAAACCCATTCATCGCTTCGTGGATACTTTGCCAGCTGTTTGAAGCTCAACTAGCAGGGACATCTCTATTTCACAGTTTAATAGACGCTTGGACTCAGTTAGGATGCTGGACCTGGTATGTTTTATGTATAGGTTGGTACCCTTCTTGGATATTAGTAGCTTATTCAAGCATTGACTCTATACCTATTGTAACGACAAGCAAAAAGTCATATTAG
- the ALT2 gene encoding alanine transaminase ALT2 (similar to Ashbya gossypii AGR085W), translated as MMAILRSAATVENMLIKNSGLQATMDVLHGLPHATMGLRSISSGTSRIRFEPGDPLKLEDLNSNVLEAKYAVRGKIPARAMELERQLSRDPDSLPFKKIIYANIGNPQQLGQKPLSFSREVLSLLESPNLLQMPMEVLNLIYKPDAVRRAKRMMRDLQTSIGAYSHSQGVLGFRKTVAEYLSSRDGEPASAEDIFLTTGASNGASLMIELLCKGQESGVLIPIPQYPLYTATITLNNTVALPYYLDEESGWSLNIDDLERIIIESIEKGVKPACLVVINPGNPTGAILPVESMERIFVIAAKYSIVVIADEVYQENVFEGLKFYSMKKVLRSLQRRYKELFSNVQLVSLHSTSKGLSGECGQRGGYMELVGFSDDIREVILKMASIQLCSPVGGQALVDLMLSRPKPGDESYERDLSERSSIRNALQERSKSLWETFNNLEGVECRKPQGSMYLFPRLVLPQKAIKAAESLDMQPDEFYCTELLNSTGICTVPGSGFGQAPDTCHLRTTFLCPGTEWIESWELFHKSFYDKYRD; from the coding sequence ATGATGGCTATATTGAGATCTGCAGCTACTGTGGAAAACATGCTGATCAAGAATAGTGGGCTCCAAGCCACTATGGATGTGCTGCACGGTCTTCCACATGCTACTATGGGTTTGCGTAGTATTTCTAGTGGTACAAGCAGAATCAGGTTTGAGCCGGGAGACCCATTAAAGCTCGAAGATTTGAATTCGAACGTCCTGGAAGCTAAATATGCGGTACGTGGGAAGATTCCTGCTCGAGCAATGGAGTTAGAACGGCAGTTGAGCAGGGATCCAGATTCTTTGCCTTTCAAGAAGATTATCTATGCTAACATAGGTAATCCACAGCAATTGGGACAGAAGCCGCTCAGTTTTTCTAGAGAGGTGTTGTCATTACTGGAGTCTCCAAATCTGTTGCAGATGCCAATGGAGGTTTTGAATCTTATTTATAAGCCGGATGCTGTCAGGCGTGCGAAAAGAATGATGCGTGACTTGCAGACGTCGATTGGAGCGTATTCTCATTCACAGGGCGTGCTAGGTTTTAGAAAGACAGTTGCTGAATATCTTAGCTCTCGAGATGGTGAACCTGCTTCCGCTGAAGACATTTTCTTAACGACAGGTGCTTCCAATGGGGCATCGTTGATGATTGAACTTCTTTGTAAAGGACAGGAATCCGGGGTTTTGATCCCAATCCCGCAGTATCCACTGTATACTGCCACGATTACACTTAATAACACAGTTGCTCTTCCATATTATTTAGATGAAGAATCAGGCTGGTCTCTAAACATTGATGATCTTGAACGTATCATTATTGAGTCTATTGAGAAGGGCGTTAAACCGGCATGTTTAGTTGTAATAAACCCAGGAAACCCCACGGGTGCAATTCTTCCTGTAGAGTCTATGGAACGTATATTTGTCATTGCTGCAAAATATTCCATAGTTGTCATTGCAGATGAGGTTTATCAGGAGAATGTGTTTGAAGGTCTAAAATTTTACTCTATGAAGAAAGTGCTGAGATCTTTACAAAGAAGATATAAGGAATTGTTTTCTAATGTTCAGTTGGTATCGTTACACTCTACTTCAAAGGGGTTATCGGGAGAATGTGGCCAGAGGGGCGGTTATATGGAGCTGGTTGGTTTCAGTGACGATATTCGCGAGGttatattgaagatggCCAGCATTCAGCTGTGTTCTCCTGTGGGAGGACAGGCGCTGGTGGATTTGATGTTGTCACGTCCAAAGCCTGGTGATGAATCATACGAAAGAGATCTTAGCGAGAGATCTTCTATCCGAAACGCATTACAAGAACGCTCAAAGTCATTGTGGGAAACATTTAACAACCTGGAAGGAGTTGAATGCCGGAAACCTCAAGGTTCTATGTACCTGTTTCCAAGGTTAGTGCTCCCACAGAAAGCTATCAAGGCTGCTGAAAGTTTAGATATGCAACCTGATGAGTTTTATTGTACTGAATTACTGAATAGTACAGGTATATGCACTGTCCCTGGTTCAGGGTTTGGGCAAGCTCCTGACACCTGCCATTTGAGGACGACGTTTTTGTGCCCTGGGACTGAATGGATCGAGTCTTGGGAACTTTTCCATAAGAGTTTCTATGATAAGTACAGGGATTGA
- the FOB1 gene encoding replication fork barrier binding protein FOB1 (similar to Ashbya gossypii AGR086C): MSKSDEMLLNPYDAQVGSDGSESFFVFQKITEEGFKVPRFDLNVYQLAPELDHDWLDTGRNELIKLINTVKGQLTQDIYELISSNTLSTQTLLECCDKVTAGTVENKFVLLKRRYSILQGNVVDHKREDLPVIEPDLVFDVIMAAHLINGHLPWRKIHQHLKNLYANVTRDFTNLVTLYCSHCNTDRNMKRFLRYKHYNVYDKVMPLERCHVEIFAPFDDDGNEKIEDKYSHVLYCRDYHSRFVWMLPLEGITFRDLVPALTQLLCSMIRLPIFLETATLDRQDMFDVCEYIARKYKLKIGLGLNSGTDFQRNGVTRIKNLFAEHKEQCIKEWNMCLRLVLTRVNQNYSDRVRGIPSDLLCNEISNIAHKFKLKQRKIIDELYAHHVVQFREAGGMIYLEDDNSAFVVDEDEHGPENDNVPVTESPSKESMKSSNNIADNLLEPNNNSSIPSKRVLPSEKSSIRKNGSKKKINKEKVTDKGKMELSSPLSQAGNQDFQDLSEIPEPSSPYFRNTSISQRSKYADVSIEL; encoded by the coding sequence ATGAGTAAGAGTGATGAAATGCTGCTGAATCCCTATGATGCACAAGTTGGCAGTGATGGTTCAGAATCGTTCtttgtttttcaaaaaattacAGAAGAAGGATTCAAGGTACCTCGTTTTGATTTGAATGTCTATCAATTGGCTCCAGAATTAGACCACGACTGGCTTGATACGGGCCGTAACGAATTAATAAAGCTGATAAATACGGTGAAAGGACAGTTGACTCAAGACATATACGAGTTGATTAGCAGTAATACACTTTCAACACAAACACTGTTAGAATGTTGTGACAAAGTGACGGCTGGTACAGTTGAGAATAAATTTGTACTTTTAAAGCGTCGATATTCTATTCTACAAGGTAATGTTGTGGATCATAAAAGGGAAGATCTGCCAGTGATTGAGCCGGACCTAGTTTTTGATGTGATTATGGCTGCACATCTAATCAACGGGCATCTCCCTTGGCGCAAGATTCATCAacatttaaagaatttataCGCCAATGTGACCCGTGATTTCACAAATTTGGTGACATTGTATTGTTCTCACTGCAATACTGATCGAAATATGAAAAGATTTTTACGATACAAACATTATAACGTATACGATAAAGTTATGCCGCTGGAGCGCTGCCATGTAGAAATATTTGCTCCATTTGACGATGATGGAAACGagaaaattgaagataaatATAGCCATGTTCTCTATTGCAGAGATTATCATTCGAGGTTTGTGTGGATGTTACCTTTAGAGGGAATAACTTTTCGAGATCTAGTTCCTGCTTTGACTCAACTATTATGCTCCATGATCAGATTACCAATTTTCTTAGAGACCGCGACTCTTGACAGACAAGACATGTTTGACGTGTGTGAATATATTGCTAGGAAATATAAATTGAAAATTGGTTTAGGTTTAAATAGTGGAACAGATTTTCAGAGAAATGGTGTCACTAGGATAAAGAATCTATTTGCTGAACATAAGGAACAATGCATTAAAGAATGGAATATGTGTCTAAGATTGGTCCTCACCCGCGTGAACCAAAACTATTCTGATAGAGTCAGAGGTATTCCTAGTGATTTACTTTGCAACGAAATATCTAATATTGCTCAcaaatttaaattaaaacagaGGAAAATCATAGACGAGTTGTACGCTCATCATGTGGTCCAATTCAGAGAGGCAGGCGGTATGATATATCTAGAGGATGACAACAGTGCATTTGTcgttgatgaagatgagcATGGCCCAGAAAATGATAATGTTCCTGTAACAGAATCACCTTCGAAGGAATCAATGAAATCTTCAAACAATATAGCGGATAACTTATTAGAgccaaataataatagttcAATCCCTTCTAAGAGAGTATTGCCAAGTGAAAAAAGTAGCATTAGAAAGAACGGAtctaaaaagaaaatcaaTAAAGAAAAGGTGACTGATAAAGGGAAGATGGAACTATCGTCACCGTTGTCTCAGGCAGGAAATCAAGACTTTCAAGATTTATCTGAAATTCCAGAACCCAGCAGTCCGTACTTTAGAAATACCTCAATATCACAGCGATCGAAATACGCGGACGTTTCAATTGAGCTATGA